The Schistocerca cancellata isolate TAMUIC-IGC-003103 chromosome 4, iqSchCanc2.1, whole genome shotgun sequence genome contains a region encoding:
- the LOC126184465 gene encoding uncharacterized protein LOC126184465, with product MTHFTDSLVRKTSKRHLQNKESFQLLGKSRIEHALSEAARLTAIKYNEQVAPSRRVLARFIQAIVFLCKQELAFRGYREDEYSSNKGKNLELLDLLAQGEQLIRDHLSSSSTFKGTSPDIQNDVIEMITLAVNKKIRSEIQNCNFISIQADATLDASWKRQMTIIFRYCIADKIEVIFVGFYYVSGDKTAEGMSNIIYAVFKEWNVEGKVVSQTYDGASVMAGRERGLQQLVKKSSKRTVLLTETGFKLPHASNARWNFRSRAFSTSSHFSGIYSVFNYIFDDTDSQWDP from the exons atgACGCACTTtacagacagcctggtacgaaaa acatcaaaacgtcacctgcagaacaaagaatcatttcagttattgggcaaaagtagaattgagcacgccctttctgaagccgctcgtctgacagcaataaaatacaacgaacaagttgcacccagcaggagagtattggctcgttttatccaggcaattgtatttctttgtaaacaagaactagcctttcgtgGGTATCGAGAAGACGAGTACTCCAGCAACAAAGGTAAaaatctggaattgttggatttactagctcaaggagagcagttaatccgagaccatctgtcatcatcttcaacctttaaaggaacgtctccagatatacagaatgatgtaatagaaatgataactctggcagttaataagaaaataagatctgaaattcagaactgcaatttcatttccatTCAGGCTGATGCAACATTAGACGCATCATGGAAGAGACAAATGactataatattcaggtactgtattgcagacaaaattgaggtaATATTCGTTGGATTTTActatgtttctggagataaaactgctgaaggcatGTCAAACATTATTTAtgcagtatttaaagaatggaatgtggaaggaaaagtggttagtcaaacatatgatggcgcttcagtaatggcaggcagagaaagaggactacaacaattggtgaa aaaatcatcaaaacgaactgtattgctaactgagacaggatttaaactgccacatgcaagcaacgCTCGCTGGAACTTCCGTTCCAGGGCATTTtcaacatctagtcatttctcaggcatatatagtgtttttaattatatatttgatgatacagactctcagtgggacccataa